The Coriobacteriia bacterium region GGACGATCTCGCTCAACCGAGCGCTGGTGTTCATGCCGCCGCATCTCGTGGGCGCGCTCATGCTGCACGAACTCGCGCACACGCTCGTGATGAACCACTCGCCGAAGTTCCACGCGACGTTGGCGACGCTCGACCCATGTGCAGAGGAGCATCGCAGGCAGCTCAAGGACGCCGGGCGCTTCCTCCCGCCGTGGGCAGAGCTATAGTCAGCGTATGGAGCTGCTGCGCGACATATGGGGCGTGATCCTCGAGACGTTCGCTCGCTTCGACGAGGACGGAATACCTCGAATCTCAGCGGCTATGTCGTACTACCTGCTGCTCGCACTCGCGCCGCTGCTGCTCGCACTCAACGCGATTCTCGGCCTGGCCGGGGGCAAGATTGCGCTTGGCAGCGCGGGCTCCAACGTGGCGGACGCCAGCGCGGTGGCGGCCACCGCATACGCGCAGGTCACGGCGTGGGCGGGCTCGTATGCGCCGTACGTCACAGCGCTGATAGTGCTGGTTGGATCGGTGAGCGTCTTTGGCCAGTTCGTGGGTGCGCTGCAGGTCATCTGGAAGACGCCGCCGCATCGCACCCCGATCCGCGCCTTCCTGCATCACCACGGATTGTCGCTCGCCTTACTGGTCGTGGCGGCGTTGGCGCTGGTGGTGGCCATCGTTCTCGGCGGGCTCATCCTGGTGTTCGGCTCGGCGGCACTGTCCTACGCGCAGGGCATGGGCGTCGCGATCTCCGGCGTCGCGCTCGTGCTCATCGCTCGCGGCGTCTTCGCTTTCGTGATCGCCGCGCTGCTGTTCGCGGTTGCGTTCACGGTCGTTCCTGACCGTCGTATCAAGTGGCGCGATGCGCTTCCGGGCGCGCTGGTGACCGCGGTTCTGTTCATGGTCGGTGAACTCTGGCTGTCCTACTATCTGAGTGCGACCAAGCAGTTCAGCGTGTTTGGGACGTTCCAGTTCTTCGTGGTGCTGATCGTGTGGATCTACTACTCGGCGCTGGTAACGTTGTGGGGGGCAGAGCTCACGCGGCTGCTCGTGCTGCGGGCCGAGGCGGCACGGGTCGAACCGCGACAAACGCAGGGGGATGGGTAGTGGAAGTCGAGCTGTTCAATCTGCTGGCTGTCAGCGGCGTTGCGTTTGCAGTGCCGCTCGTCATCGGCTTCTTCCCCAAGTTGCGTGTGCCCTCGATTGCGATCGAGATTGTGGCCGGCATCATCCTCGGACCTATGGTCTTGGATTGGATCCACCCCGACGTGACGATCAACGTGTTCAGTGCTGTCGGTGTGGCGTTTCTGCTCTTCCTCGCCGGACTCGAACTCGACCTCGATGTGCTCAAGGGCGCTCCCATGAAGCTCGGGGCGGCATCGTTCTTCCTGTCCTTTGCGATCGCGCTCGCCGTGCTGACCGTGGTGGGCCGCACAGGTTTTGTCCTCTCGCCTCTGCTGGTGGCAATCGCGTTATCGGCGACCTCGGTCGGAATCGTCATTCCCGTGCTCCGCGATACCGGTGAGCTGGACTCATCGGTTGGGAAGTTCGTCTTGGGTGGTGGAGCCGTGGCCGAGTTCGGCACCATCGCACTGCTGGGCGTGTTCTTCGCGCGGGAGAACGCGTCTTCGATTGTCGAGACGGGACTGCTGCTCGTCGTCGCAGTACTTGCCGTCGGGCTGCTGTGGTTGCTGCGGTATGCGACCCGGTGGCAGCCGGCCAGACCAATCCTCGATCGGCTCGACAACTCATCTGCCCAGATTCGCGTGCGGCTCGCCCTGCTCGTACTGCTCGCCTCCGCGGTCCTTGCGACCACATTCGGGTTCGAGGCGATTCTCGGGACGTTCCTCGCGGGCATCGTGTTTGGGATCGTCATCAAGGGCGACCAGTTCGAAGAGCGGCTACGACACAAGCTGGAGGCGATCGGGTTCGGCTTCTTCGTTCCGGTGTTCTTCGTGTCGAGCGGACTGCGACTCGATCTGAGTAAAGCGGCCGATCCGACCGAGCTGCTGCGGGTCGCGTTCTTCCTCCTCATGCTGCTCGCGGTACGCGGGCTTCCGGCGATGGTGTACCGCCGTCACCTGTCATGGCGCGAGACCGCGGGCGCCGGACTTCTCCAGGCGACCAACCTCTCATTCATCGTCGTGGCGGTTACGGTGGGAGGCGAAATCGGGATTGTGCGTCCGGTCAACGGCGCAGCGCTGGTCATCGCGGGCCTGATCTCCGCACTCGTCTTTCCGGTCGCAGCTCAACGAGTGCTGTCATCGGGCGGCGCGGTGTCGCATGACGTGGATTCCGAAGAGTCGCATGCGCAACGCGTCGAGGAGCGCATGTAGGATGATGGGTCGCAGGTTCAAGAGCGAGTACGCGAAGGGTGTCCGATGAAGAAGCCAACCGAGAAGGTACGCCGCGTACTTGCTATCGCTGGGTGGGTTGCAGGCGTCCTGCTGGTGATCGTCGCAGCCCTTACGGCGCTGCTCGTGTTGGGCCTGAGGGTCAACGCTCCCGGCTCGAACCCTCAGCCAACGGCGACCTACGAAGCTGCGCTTGCGCGGGTCGATGCACTGAAGGCGCGCGATGGCGATGGCATC contains the following coding sequences:
- a CDS encoding YihY/virulence factor BrkB family protein, coding for MELLRDIWGVILETFARFDEDGIPRISAAMSYYLLLALAPLLLALNAILGLAGGKIALGSAGSNVADASAVAATAYAQVTAWAGSYAPYVTALIVLVGSVSVFGQFVGALQVIWKTPPHRTPIRAFLHHHGLSLALLVVAALALVVAIVLGGLILVFGSAALSYAQGMGVAISGVALVLIARGVFAFVIAALLFAVAFTVVPDRRIKWRDALPGALVTAVLFMVGELWLSYYLSATKQFSVFGTFQFFVVLIVWIYYSALVTLWGAELTRLLVLRAEAARVEPRQTQGDG
- a CDS encoding cation:proton antiporter is translated as MEVELFNLLAVSGVAFAVPLVIGFFPKLRVPSIAIEIVAGIILGPMVLDWIHPDVTINVFSAVGVAFLLFLAGLELDLDVLKGAPMKLGAASFFLSFAIALAVLTVVGRTGFVLSPLLVAIALSATSVGIVIPVLRDTGELDSSVGKFVLGGGAVAEFGTIALLGVFFARENASSIVETGLLLVVAVLAVGLLWLLRYATRWQPARPILDRLDNSSAQIRVRLALLVLLASAVLATTFGFEAILGTFLAGIVFGIVIKGDQFEERLRHKLEAIGFGFFVPVFFVSSGLRLDLSKAADPTELLRVAFFLLMLLAVRGLPAMVYRRHLSWRETAGAGLLQATNLSFIVVAVTVGGEIGIVRPVNGAALVIAGLISALVFPVAAQRVLSSGGAVSHDVDSEESHAQRVEERM